One window of Botrimarina mediterranea genomic DNA carries:
- a CDS encoding heavy-metal-associated domain-containing protein: protein MSCLVGPTTTALAANPAPAQQVQIVAEKMCCQGCARKVTAQLYAARGVQSVSVDMPTHTLTVTLPQPSAVALGSLWDAAEKGDGGPTTMVIGDATFSFSRAESSANENDPSRAAAAPMTIAIDNLHCKGCAQKIAAQLYATKGVNKVSVDMQQGLLHVEAGPDSRLSPWALVDAVFKAGERPLSVTGKQGELSIAWATPAAPKTDDPNTQANLSQPNAQGIQR from the coding sequence ATGTCATGCCTCGTAGGTCCAACGACGACAGCCCTGGCGGCGAATCCTGCGCCTGCGCAGCAGGTGCAGATCGTCGCGGAGAAAATGTGTTGTCAGGGTTGTGCCCGCAAGGTCACGGCGCAACTCTACGCGGCTCGCGGCGTGCAGAGCGTTAGTGTCGATATGCCGACGCACACCCTTACCGTGACCCTGCCTCAGCCCAGCGCTGTGGCGCTTGGCAGCCTCTGGGACGCGGCAGAAAAGGGGGACGGCGGTCCGACGACGATGGTGATTGGCGATGCAACCTTTTCCTTCTCCCGCGCGGAGTCCAGCGCGAACGAGAATGACCCTAGCCGCGCTGCTGCGGCCCCAATGACGATCGCCATCGACAACCTGCACTGCAAAGGCTGTGCGCAGAAGATCGCGGCCCAGTTGTATGCCACCAAGGGCGTGAACAAGGTAAGCGTCGATATGCAGCAGGGACTTCTCCACGTCGAAGCCGGGCCCGACTCGCGCTTGTCGCCGTGGGCGTTGGTCGACGCGGTCTTCAAAGCGGGAGAGCGGCCCCTCAGCGTCACCGGCAAGCAGGGTGAGCTATCGATCGCTTGGGCCACCCCTGCTGCGCCCAAAACCGACGATCCGAACACGCAAGCAAACCTTTCACAACCCAACGCACAAGGGATTCAAAGATGA
- a CDS encoding ABC transporter permease: MLGQKLLPWDYGVRNLFRRPSRSALTLGGLTIVVLLVLVVVGFIRGLEKSLAATGNPNVVLVYALSSGADIENSSIPGRTPALLSASVDGVRRQHGVEYVSPELYLGTRITTTGTTEPGMGLVRGVTTTAPLVRGQVQIVEGAWPQRGEVMVGRLAHSKLSASKEDLAVGQQVTFDGQTWNISGLFNAAGSAFESEIWAPLEELQTVLKRQDLSMVAVSMESPDGAADVELFCRERIDLELKAVAESSYYAAMQKHYKPVRMLGWVVVALVAGSGIFAGLNTMYGAVVGRIRELATLQALGFRRRAILLTLVQEATLLACAAAIMACLAGLLVVDGTAVRFTMGAFMLSVDSVGIAVACGVAALLGVVGALPPAIKAMRLPVVEAIKSI; this comes from the coding sequence ATGCTCGGTCAAAAACTGCTCCCCTGGGACTACGGCGTGCGGAATCTATTCCGCCGTCCGTCCCGGAGTGCGCTAACACTCGGCGGCCTGACGATTGTCGTGCTGCTCGTGTTGGTCGTGGTCGGGTTCATCCGTGGCCTAGAGAAGTCGCTCGCCGCGACCGGCAATCCCAACGTCGTGCTCGTGTACGCGCTCTCGTCGGGCGCCGACATCGAGAACTCGTCGATCCCCGGACGGACGCCCGCCTTGTTGTCGGCGAGCGTCGATGGGGTCCGTCGTCAGCACGGCGTGGAGTACGTTTCGCCAGAGCTTTACCTGGGGACGCGGATCACGACGACGGGCACGACCGAACCGGGAATGGGGCTCGTGCGTGGCGTCACGACGACCGCGCCGCTCGTACGCGGGCAGGTGCAAATCGTCGAAGGCGCCTGGCCCCAACGTGGCGAAGTGATGGTAGGTCGGCTGGCGCACTCGAAGCTTAGCGCGAGCAAGGAAGACTTGGCAGTCGGCCAGCAGGTGACGTTCGACGGTCAAACCTGGAACATCAGCGGCCTGTTCAATGCGGCCGGGTCGGCGTTCGAGTCGGAGATTTGGGCGCCGCTGGAAGAGTTGCAGACGGTGCTCAAGCGTCAAGATCTGAGTATGGTCGCCGTCAGCATGGAATCGCCCGACGGTGCCGCCGACGTGGAGTTGTTCTGCCGCGAGCGGATCGACTTGGAACTTAAGGCGGTGGCCGAAAGTTCTTACTACGCCGCGATGCAAAAGCACTACAAACCGGTCCGCATGTTGGGCTGGGTCGTGGTGGCTTTAGTGGCCGGCTCGGGCATCTTCGCGGGACTGAATACGATGTACGGCGCGGTGGTCGGCCGGATACGCGAGCTGGCGACGCTCCAGGCGCTGGGCTTCCGTCGCCGAGCCATCCTGCTGACGCTTGTGCAGGAGGCTACGCTGCTGGCGTGTGCCGCCGCCATCATGGCGTGTCTTGCTGGGCTGCTCGTCGTCGATGGGACGGCGGTTCGGTTCACAATGGGGGCCTTTATGCTCTCGGTCGATAGTGTCGGCATCGCCGTAGCCTGCGGAGTCGCCGCGCTGCTGGGAGTAGTCGGCGCGCTGCCCCCCGCGATTAAAGCGATGCGCCTGCCAGTTGTTGAAGCGATCAAATCCATTTAG
- a CDS encoding efflux RND transporter periplasmic adaptor subunit, whose amino-acid sequence MSEQSSQLDLSQLAVDRSGAANKSGIRIKRSWFTKYVLPLGILTGFVGLFGWAARDSFLPAQSITITPVVVSRAEVKQEGTPLFQAAGWIEPRPTPVMASALAAGVIEELFVIEGQHVKQGEPVARLIDADAKLALAQARAAHALQEAEVSRAEATLAAARTNFARPTESQATLAEAGARLHETEVAISNLPYAIETARSRLQLATENERRKELAGQAISGRVLREARAELAAAKNTLAELVAREPKLEAQARSLREKRDALGEQLRLLTNETRAVAEAKANLAGAMARLDQTRLRVEVAELTMARMIVRSPIDGCVLSLDARPGQWLSGIGSAQGTSAVAGLYDPQSLQVRVDVRLEDVPQVLIGQPAQIETAALGAPIEGEVVSVTTFADIQKNTLQVKVAIKDPPAVIKPEMLGKVTFLAPPSPVMEGEPSESPLKLFVPQSLVSTGEGSANVWVVDLTAGVAKRKAVEVGHGATEDGLVEVTSGLLPTDKLIVAGRESVAEGSRVRVSGEDKSLAGGAWNSQSTRPAPLTAQAAVSEVN is encoded by the coding sequence ATGTCAGAACAATCTTCACAACTCGATCTCAGCCAACTTGCCGTTGACCGCAGCGGTGCGGCCAACAAATCGGGCATCCGGATCAAGCGCTCTTGGTTCACGAAATACGTTTTACCGCTGGGCATTCTTACGGGCTTCGTCGGTTTGTTCGGCTGGGCTGCACGAGACAGCTTTTTGCCCGCCCAATCGATCACGATTACCCCGGTGGTGGTTAGTCGGGCCGAGGTCAAGCAAGAAGGAACGCCGTTGTTTCAGGCGGCGGGCTGGATCGAACCGCGGCCAACCCCAGTCATGGCCTCCGCGCTTGCTGCGGGCGTGATTGAGGAGTTGTTCGTGATCGAAGGACAGCACGTGAAGCAAGGCGAGCCGGTCGCCCGACTCATAGACGCCGACGCCAAGCTGGCGCTTGCCCAGGCACGCGCTGCTCATGCCTTACAGGAAGCCGAGGTGAGTCGCGCCGAAGCCACGCTCGCTGCGGCAAGGACGAACTTTGCGCGGCCTACCGAGTCGCAAGCGACTCTTGCTGAGGCAGGGGCGAGGCTTCACGAAACGGAAGTCGCCATCAGCAACCTGCCCTACGCAATCGAAACCGCACGCTCGCGGCTCCAACTAGCGACGGAGAACGAGCGTCGAAAAGAGCTGGCCGGCCAGGCAATCTCTGGGCGGGTGCTACGCGAAGCCCGCGCCGAGCTGGCGGCGGCGAAAAACACGCTTGCCGAGTTGGTCGCTCGCGAGCCGAAGCTCGAAGCCCAAGCCAGATCGCTCCGAGAAAAACGGGATGCACTGGGTGAGCAGCTTCGGCTGCTGACCAATGAGACGCGGGCCGTCGCCGAAGCCAAAGCGAATCTAGCGGGAGCAATGGCGCGACTTGATCAAACCCGCCTCCGCGTAGAAGTAGCCGAGTTGACCATGGCGCGGATGATCGTTCGCTCACCCATTGACGGTTGCGTCCTCAGCCTCGACGCGCGGCCTGGGCAGTGGCTTTCTGGCATCGGTTCGGCGCAGGGCACGAGCGCCGTCGCGGGGCTCTATGATCCCCAAAGTCTGCAAGTCCGGGTGGATGTCCGCTTAGAAGACGTACCCCAAGTGCTGATTGGTCAACCGGCTCAAATCGAAACCGCCGCCTTGGGCGCACCCATTGAAGGAGAGGTGGTCTCGGTTACCACGTTCGCTGACATCCAAAAAAACACGCTCCAAGTCAAAGTGGCGATCAAAGACCCTCCGGCGGTCATCAAGCCAGAAATGTTGGGCAAAGTGACCTTCCTCGCGCCCCCATCCCCAGTGATGGAGGGCGAGCCGAGCGAGTCGCCGCTGAAGCTGTTCGTGCCGCAGTCCTTGGTTTCGACGGGTGAAGGTAGCGCGAACGTCTGGGTCGTCGATCTGACAGCGGGGGTCGCGAAGCGCAAAGCGGTCGAAGTGGGACATGGCGCGACTGAGGACGGTCTTGTTGAGGTCACGAGCGGCCTGCTCCCCACCGACAAGTTGATCGTCGCAGGTCGCGAATCGGTCGCCGAGGGCTCGCGTGTTCGTGTATCTGGCGAAGACAAAAGCCTCGCAGGGGGCGCGTGGAATTCGCAATCAACACGCCCCGCCCCCCTGACCGCTCAAGCAGCCGTTAGCGAAGTCAACTAG
- a CDS encoding ABC transporter ATP-binding protein, protein MPLVEVSNVTKEYANGEETIRPLDGVSLTIEEGDYVSLMGASGSGKSTLLNLIAGIDRATSGEIVVADTDITKLSRGKLADWRAAHIGYIFQTHNLIPVLTAYENVELPLLLLPMSAAERRKRVEIALEAVDLTSRATHYPRQMSGGQEQRVGIARAIVANPTVVVADEPTGSLDDETTEQILQLLERVNNELGMTLLMVTHDADAGSRAKRRIRLERSRLIENGKEIHIATLRTA, encoded by the coding sequence ATGCCCCTCGTTGAAGTATCCAATGTCACCAAAGAGTACGCCAACGGCGAGGAGACGATCCGTCCACTCGACGGCGTCAGCTTGACCATCGAAGAAGGGGACTACGTGTCTCTGATGGGCGCCAGCGGCTCGGGAAAGAGCACGCTCTTGAACCTGATTGCCGGCATCGACCGGGCCACTTCGGGCGAGATTGTCGTCGCCGATACCGATATCACCAAACTCTCCCGCGGCAAGCTGGCCGACTGGCGGGCCGCCCATATCGGTTACATCTTTCAGACCCACAACCTGATCCCCGTGCTAACGGCGTACGAGAACGTCGAGCTGCCGCTGCTGCTCCTGCCGATGTCGGCGGCCGAGCGCCGCAAGCGGGTTGAAATTGCTCTCGAAGCGGTAGACCTGACTTCGCGGGCCACGCATTACCCGCGTCAAATGTCGGGCGGTCAAGAACAGCGGGTCGGCATCGCGCGGGCCATCGTCGCCAATCCGACGGTTGTCGTCGCCGACGAGCCGACCGGTAGTCTCGACGACGAGACGACTGAACAGATTCTGCAACTGCTAGAACGAGTAAACAACGAACTCGGCATGACGCTCTTGATGGTCACGCACGACGCCGACGCTGGTTCACGCGCCAAGCGACGCATCCGCTTGGAACGCAGTCGCCTGATCGAGAACGGCAAAGAGATTCATATCGCTACTTTACGGACCGCCTAA
- a CDS encoding ABC transporter permease, with translation MLKFIPYVLKSLWRHRARTLLTVSGTAVALLVFCFIGAVQQGLLALTSGDDAGRTLIVFQENRFCPQSSRLPQDYAGDIAKLSGVQDVVPVKVFTNNCRASLDAIVFQGMPPEKLKAWRDLDLQSGSWSAFSSQDDAAFVGVDVATRRGLGVGDKFTIGDVSVVVQGVFHSATAADNNLIFTQLEFLQRARGANDVGTVTMLEVHLNDTADPEALAKQIDQAFHAGPVGTTTRTKGMFQADTLADLAELIGFVHWLGYACVGLVLSLVATTTVMAVQDRIKEHAVLQTLGLRPLRVFGLVLTESLLLSTLGGVLGVAGSVLLLSLSGMSIAAEGVTIAFEPSVNLAIQGVAVAVVVGILAGLAPGWQASRTEIVSALRHA, from the coding sequence ATGCTCAAGTTCATCCCTTACGTCTTGAAGAGCCTCTGGCGGCACCGCGCCCGGACACTGCTTACCGTGAGCGGCACGGCCGTGGCGCTGCTGGTCTTCTGCTTTATCGGCGCAGTGCAGCAGGGGCTGCTCGCACTGACCTCGGGTGACGACGCTGGCCGGACGTTGATCGTTTTTCAAGAGAACCGCTTCTGTCCGCAGAGCAGCCGGTTGCCGCAGGATTACGCGGGAGACATCGCGAAGCTTTCGGGCGTGCAAGATGTCGTGCCGGTTAAGGTGTTTACGAACAACTGCCGAGCCAGCCTTGATGCCATCGTGTTCCAGGGAATGCCGCCGGAGAAGCTGAAGGCATGGCGCGATCTCGACTTGCAATCGGGTAGCTGGTCGGCGTTTTCAAGTCAGGACGATGCCGCCTTCGTGGGCGTTGATGTCGCGACACGGCGCGGCCTAGGTGTTGGCGACAAGTTCACCATTGGTGACGTGTCGGTGGTGGTGCAAGGCGTGTTCCACTCCGCCACTGCCGCCGATAACAACCTTATTTTCACTCAGCTTGAGTTTCTGCAACGGGCGCGGGGGGCGAACGACGTCGGCACCGTGACCATGCTGGAAGTGCATCTCAACGACACGGCCGACCCCGAAGCCCTGGCGAAACAGATTGACCAGGCGTTTCACGCTGGCCCTGTCGGTACGACGACTCGCACCAAGGGTATGTTCCAAGCCGATACGCTTGCCGACCTCGCGGAACTGATTGGCTTTGTCCATTGGCTCGGCTACGCCTGCGTTGGCTTAGTGCTGTCGCTCGTCGCCACGACGACCGTCATGGCCGTCCAAGATCGAATCAAGGAACACGCCGTACTCCAAACGCTGGGATTGCGCCCGCTGCGTGTCTTCGGCCTCGTGCTGACCGAGAGCCTGCTCCTCAGCACGCTAGGGGGCGTCCTAGGCGTCGCCGGGAGCGTGCTCTTGCTGTCGCTCAGCGGGATGTCGATAGCAGCCGAAGGGGTAACGATCGCCTTTGAGCCCTCGGTCAATCTAGCGATCCAAGGTGTCGCTGTGGCCGTCGTCGTTGGCATCCTCGCGGGGCTCGCGCCGGGATGGCAGGCGTCGCGGACGGAGATTGTCTCGGCATTGCGCCACGCGTAA